Genomic window (Rutidosis leptorrhynchoides isolate AG116_Rl617_1_P2 unplaced genomic scaffold, CSIRO_AGI_Rlap_v1 contig289, whole genome shotgun sequence):
CTATAATAACAACAACGAAGTGAAAACGTTCAAGTTTTTAACTTTTTGATTGCACTTTTAACATCTCCTGCGAGTAAGTTCTTTGAAGCTTTAGCTTCCAACAGCCGACTATAATAACAACAATGAAGTGAGAATTGTTCGAATTCTAAACTTTTTTATTGCACTTCTTAACATCTCTTGCGAGCAAGTTCTTTGAAGATTCAGCTTCCAACAGCTGACTATAATAACAACAACGAAGTGAAAACTATTCAAATTCTAAACTTTTTGATTGCACTTCTTAACACCTCTTGCGTGAAAGTTCTTAAAAGCTTCTTTTGAGATACTTTATTCAGAAACTATACTGTCAATACAAATGGCCATATTTTAGATAAATTGTGTTCAAAGATGATCACATACCAACTCCAGAGCCTAACTCAATAACGGAACACCCTTTAAGCATCTGAGCATTTCTCGAAAGATATTCATTCAAAAGCATTGCACCAGGCCATACTAATTGCCCTGTCAAATCAAAAtcagctgtttttttttttttttgcaaatcgtCAGTAAGTATGCAGCTTTGAAATAATCAAACAGATTGAAGTGAAACAAAAACAATAACAGCAACATTAAGATGAAAAGTTACTTACTTGAAGCAGATTGAAGACAGTAGAGCTCAAGAACATGAGACCCAAAAGTGAATTTGGTCAATCGATAACTGCAAAAAAAATGGAACCCCAAATGTTTAAACTTACTAATTACGAATAAAAGACAATCCTTTGAGCTTGAAAGTGACTTACTCGTCATTGAGGAAGAACGATTCTAAGCAcactatttcttcttcttcctcttctcttTTCATTTTGCTCGCAGACAAATAAAAATCGACGCAAACCACAATTAACTAGAGTTCGAGCTAATTGAACGACCGGTTCAAGATTTGATTCGAGTCAATAATCTTATTTAGGATTATGAACCGAAGCTTAGACCGGCCCAATAGTGAAATAAGGCCCATTGAGCTCCATCTTGGTATTGTTCATTTCTCTCTGGACGACTAGGATCAATCAAAATCGTCTTAAACCCTTTCTTCTTCAATAGCCGATCGCCACCGTCCTCCGCCGCAGAAAAAGGCCGACTCTCCAATCTCGGTACGTCTCTTTCTTAATTCTGAATGCTTGTTCTGGGTAATGTGTTAATGTTGAGAACTTTATTGACATGTGCCACATTTTTTTTTTCACTTCGACATTTTGTCGAACAGCTGGATGGCATTACTTCAACATGGAAGAAATGCAATTAGGCATATTGTGAAGGACGCGAAAGTAAGCTCTTCGGATCGTATTATCAACCCATTATTATATGCATCTCAAGGAATCAGATACAGGAAGCTGGAAATTATTCTGACCACGGTAAGCAGATTGTAAAAAGCTATATTGTTCCATACTAATTTCCCGACGCTAGTGATGTAATTATCGGTTTCGATTTAGTCGTATATAAGCAAGTGGTTTGTTTATATGGATTCAGAACATTGAAAAGCTTGGTAAAGCTGGAGAGACAGTGAGAGTTGCTCCTGGATATTTTCGGAACCACTTGATGCCAAAGCTGCTTGCTGTTCCAAACATCGACAAATATGCATATCTTATCAAGGAACAACGCAAGGTTCTTCCCTGCTTCTTCTTTTGCACTTTCTGATAAATTACGTTATCAATTGATTTTTTGTTTTGAGATATGTGTTATTTGTCTTTGTGAATTAAATCGACTATTAGCAAACTTTGCTCGTTTAGTTAGTATCAGACTATAGGGATGGTTTCTGAAGCTCACAGGAAGCTTATTAATGCTAGTCCTATTATGTAACTTGATCAGATTTATCAACCTGAGGAAGAAGAGATTAAGGTAGTTAAGAAAACTACTGAGGACAGCACAAAAGAATATGAGAAGGCAGCAATACGCTTAGAGAATGCCCGACTGGTTTGTAGACTATCTTGATAACTTACACTTCTGGTTGTCTAATTATGTTACTTTGATCTCCTCCTAGCTGTTTGTCCTTATTAGGTTTCCTCTTACATGCAACTACAAAACATGTTTTTGTTATTAGGTTTTGAGGAGGCAGATTGATAAGAAAAAATTCCGGGCTCGTGCTACGGAAGATGATCCCATAGCGTTGTATTCTCCTGTCACAAAAGAAGAGCTTGTGGCTGAGGTATAATGTTGTTTAAGAAGTTGTTTCCACACATTTCTTGTTGAGATGTGGACTTTGGCTAATGAAGCATTTGATATTTGGCAGGTGGCAAGGCAGCTGTGTGTGAGCATTGAACCAGAGAACGTGCATCTTCCTACACCATTGTCAACTTTCGGGGAGTTTGAGGTACCATTGCGCTTGCCAAGGTCCCTCCCTTTGCCTGAGGGAAAGATTAACTGGACTCTTAGTGTCAAAATCCGTGGTAGATAGATTATGCATTCCCAAATGGATTGAATGAGTTTTTGGTTGTGTTTCTTAGAAAGATTGATGGTGTAgtttacttgcataatatatttGTACTACACTCAAATTAATTCATGTGCTTCTGTCCTGAGAAATGCCCTCTCTGCCAATAAAAAGCTCTTCTTCTTGCACTGTTTTTTGAAGCATTGTCTCACTCTCACTCTCACTCCATTAGGATTAAATTAATTAAGTCAAAACATTGAACATAATctggcataatgaaaaaaagtcGACTCAGTGAGCTGACTCGCCCGAGTTGCGAAATCTTGCAGGCTTCCCATAAACAGAAATGATAACCGAACTTGCTAATTCATCGACCGGGCAAAATATAGGATAATTACATCATTTATTCCTATTTTTTGCCTAATAATTTCGATGAATTCGTGGAATTGTGAATTCTTAATCATGCCTCGATGCATTCATTGATAAATCAAATTAACTACGACTTTTGCCTTGAAATTTCTTTACTATGATTCAAAGTTGACAGATCATTCATCCACGGAACTTCAAAATAACACTACTATATcccaaataaaaaattaaaaaataaaataaaaattggtacacaagaaaaattaaaaaaagaagCAAAATCTGTTGGCCAAAAAGCTATCACATACAAAATTGATCGGTCTTAagcttttcaatatgaaatgaaggGACAAATACAATGAGTTCGCTAAAATACATGTGTCCATATTTATTTGAACCTTGTAATGAACCAACAAATGTGCTTTATCATATAAAGTAGTCGACCTTCAATGACTTTGCATGACCACACCTGGCTGAATACTGAGAATCAAAACACAGTCACTATAATTCCCTTCCCTCGTGCGCCTATCATAAGAAATGAAGTTCACCCTGCAGAATCAAAACAAGGAATGTTTATGTACCACGGACATGCTTAATATCTAGCTTCATTATGATTTATCAAGCCAAAGATccacgacaaaaaaaaaaaaaaaaaaaagaaaggcaTCCATGCTAGAACCTGTGATTTAAGTATTTTGCTGAACTTGTCGGTGAATTTGTAGAAGCCAGTCAACATAACCAGTTGTACCCCCAATCTGGTCCTCAACAAGGTTGGCAAGAAGAAAGAAGCCCTCTCGTGGTTGTTCACCTTGTCTTACAAGATGACAAAGTTGATAATATGATGGGTCTCTTTCTCTAAATTTCTCGAGTATCTTCATTAGCTTTCTCGACTTTTCATTGTCATACTCACCAAGTATTACCTGATTAGGAACACAGATTCACACGGTCAATCAGAAAGCACCAGAAAAAAGAACAACATTTCAAGGATTTTTTAAGTTCCTTCAGAGTTAAAACATTGTGGGTAAAATGGATAGAGAGCAATTGGTAGGTTAGAACATTTTACTTTTTCCTCAAACTTAACAAAAGCCATGAATATATGTTCTAACAATCCTTGGTATTATGATATGGAGGTAGTATAAGATTTTAGCAACTCAAGGACATTTTATACTAATAGAAGAAGCATACTGTAAAACGAGGAAGCATACCCTTGATAACTCAGCTGCAAAGTCTGGTCCAAGAAGACTCTTAGATAACTCAGGATCGAGCATTCTACCAAACCATAGAACAAAGCGGAAACCATCATCATAAATATACAGGCCTCTAGAATCCAAGCTCTCTGCCATCAATGGTAACCTCTTCacaacgtcttcgaattcattagctTGCGAAGAAGGCTGCATATATCAGAAAGGATAAGATCAAAAGCTTTAGCCACTATCATTTCCATGGAATGATCCAACAGAATGGTATGTAGTTTTTACCTTTGAAATATACTCGTCTAGTCTAACCAAATTGGGATATAAAAGTTTCAACATTTTTTTAACAGATAACGCCATCATGGTAAAACCAGCTGCACATCGATCATCAAGTTGAGCATCAGCATACCCTCCTCGAAGAGGGGTTGATCTACAAAGGGCTAATCCGTACAAAGGCAGAAATTTCAGAGTCTCTGGATATATCATTCTAGATCCCAAGCGATGCTGAACGGCATAGAGATTACGATATTCTCTCAGAGCTTTTACAATTCTTAGAAGTACAGAATTTCGAGCATCTTCCAGCTTAGTGGTTAATGTTTTCTCAATTGCTGCCAACATTTGAATCAATTAAAACATAATAACATGATAACTAAATGTGAGAAATCAAAATCCACAAGTAGAAATGAACGTACTGTTTGGTACTTACCTAGCCTAGAAAATAAAGAAACAATTGCACCAGTGTCAGCTTGACGGTACATCTCCCCTAGATCTGCAACTGTTGGAGCTGCTGCTGTATGTATTCTAATCCGCCTCTCTCCACAAGATGCGGTGTATCTTTTTGCTGTTAAGGAAATTTCATCCACAGTTGTATTCTTTTCCGTCCCAGAATTTCTCAGGtaacaatatttttaaaacttcAAAGTAAAAGTAGCAAACCTCATACTAGAAGATAAAGAGAGGAAAAACGGAGTTTGGGGGAAAAAATGTATTCTGTCAGCTACATATTGGAGAAAACATAGAAAATATATTTTCTATGGGGGAGAAAACAAAATCTTGCATAGAGAAATCAATGAAAAAACCCATCAGGAAAAGAAACATAAGTCTGATAGAAACTAAATGGAAAAGTGAATTGGATATTCACCGGATATTC
Coding sequences:
- the LOC139882586 gene encoding uncharacterized protein — translated: MALLQHGRNAIRHIVKDAKVSSSDRIINPLLYASQGIRYRKLEIILTTNIEKLGKAGETVRVAPGYFRNHLMPKLLAVPNIDKYAYLIKEQRKIYQPEEEEIKVVKKTTEDSTKEYEKAAIRLENARLVLRRQIDKKKFRARATEDDPIALYSPVTKEELVAEVARQLCVSIEPENVHLPTPLSTFGEFEVPLRLPRSLPLPEGKINWTLSVKIRGR